A single region of the Plasmodium malariae genome assembly, chromosome: 7 genome encodes:
- the PmUG01_07024500 gene encoding conserved Plasmodium protein, unknown function encodes MGKGLRSKVKRRFRTVKRVHVNEVIEKPNVKKLHDRIKRMLNNKNIYEDLIRPPNKFLYPDDEEAVIPQHKIVKNIDFRSEALPLSGFATTGNRRKYSVNEKLDIKNQYGNIPSLLGNTEINKLINDMHKRSKEVMNTIGEKADFSV; translated from the exons aTGGGAAAAGGGTTAAGGTCAAAAGTTAAGAGAAGGTTTAGAACTGTCAAAAGGGTTCACGTGAATG AAGTAATAGAAAAACCGAATGTTAAAAAACTGCATGATAGAATAAAACGAATGCTTAATAATA AAAACATATATGAAGATTTAATTAGACCaccaaataaatttttatatccag ATGACGAAGAAGCAGTAATACCCCAACATAAAATAGTAAAGAATATTGATTTTAGATCGGAAGCGTTACCATTGTCAG gTTTTGCGACCACTGGAAACAGAAGAAAATATAGTGTTAATGAAAAGTtggatataaaaaatcagTATGGTAACATTCCAAGCCTTCTTGGTAATACAGAAATTAACAAGTTAATTAATGATATGCATAAGAGATCAAAAGAGGTTATGAACACAATTGGGGAAAAGGCGGACTTTAGTGTATAA
- the RPN8 gene encoding 26S proteasome regulatory subunit RPN8, putative, with the protein MENDIFEKSRNELERIYLNKHVVVHPIVLLSVVDHYNRIASNTKKRVLGTILGEKIDGVVHITNSYALPFEEDIKDINIFFVDDNYNENLFNMIRKINTREKLIGWYTTGSNIKPNDIFINEIFYKYHHAPIFLLVNVHTDQSIFPVNAYVSIEKAICDNKFRKTFIHIPVTIGAFEAEDVGVEFLLKELKSVSTSTLATKVGDKLSSLKSLISKLYEISAYLNDILNGNIEMNIKILYNLQNVFSLLPDTENPELIEAFMVKNNDLMLNIFIGSITRSVIALHNLINNKIENKINSEKKKLLEDEKEKEKDKEKEKDKEKEKEKEKEKDKEKEKEKEKEKEKDKDKDNEKEKEKDKEKEIDKEKDKDKLKKKN; encoded by the exons atggaaaatgatatatttgaGAAAAGCAGAAATGAACTGGAgcgtatatatttaaataaacatgTAGTTGTACATCCAATAGTTCTATTATCTGTTGTGGATCATTATAATCGTATAGCaagtaatacaaaaaaaagagtgTTAGGTACCATTTTAGGAGAAAAAATTGATGGAGTTGTACATATTACTAATAGTTATGCATTACCATTTGAAGAagatataaaagatataaatatattttttgttgatgataattataatgaaaatttatttaatatgattagaaaaattaatacaagagaaaaattaattggaTGGTATACTACTGGATCAAATATTAAACCAAacgatatttttataaatgaaattttttataaatatcacCATGCACCTATTTTTCTCCTTGTTAATGTACACACAGATCAAAGTATATTCCCTGTTAATGCATATGTGTCTATCGAAAAGGCCATATGTGACAACAAATTTAGGAAAACTTTTATTCACATCCCAGTTACTATAG GTGCTTTCGAAGCAGAGGATGTAGGTGTCGAGTTTTtgttaaaagaattaaaaagcGTTTCAACATCAACGTTAGCTACAAAAGTAGGGGATAAATTGTCATCCTTAAAAAGTCTTATATCAAAACTATATGAAATCTCAGCTTACTTGAACGATATTTTAAATGGGAACATAGaaatgaacataaaaatattatataatttacaaaatgtGTTTAGCTTATTACCAGATACTGAAAACCCTGAATTAATTGAAGCCTTTAtggttaaaaataatgatctCATGCTTAATATATTCATCGGAAGCATAACAAGGTCAGTTATTGCTCTTCACAatcttattaataataaaatagaaaataaaattaactcggaaaagaaaaagcttTTAGAGGACGAAAAGGAGAAAGAGAaggataaagaaaaagagaaggacaaagaaaaagagaaagaaaaggAGAAGGAAAAGGacaaggaaaaggaaaaggagaaggaaaaggaaaaggagaAGGACAAAGATAAAGACAACGAAAAGGAGAAGGAAAAGGACAAGGAGAAAGAGATAGACAAAGAAAAGGATAAGGACAaattgaagaaaaagaattaa